From a region of the Ovis aries strain OAR_USU_Benz2616 breed Rambouillet chromosome 2, ARS-UI_Ramb_v3.0, whole genome shotgun sequence genome:
- the LOC101110212 gene encoding protein SPATA31F1-like isoform X1 has translation MVSQLHTPTFLSFQRHRKVRQRARDAALRARRHSRKEADKPWELLSLMRSQGWLPQEGAVRQILCADPCCQTCNTMALEIQQLLGENTLISPTSGDTSQGSSCLEVLPMSNVPFEQSLELRSPHSKDLSVPSVTLTVSQKSLAQSVAQSPSAAGIHDYWAEHLKLRQGFQVPEVPSGTEEPRILVNLQEMMQSNLSLICGNQVQQPFSPQVSLLPLKQEITTLTHSVALPMVTVLPAHLPFLSPEVLRLLEVHVKKWMHFQRWGLPRRVEESLRQLMPNPPLVYQTVYNQPVSFIHNNTSHFSVEKCGTILYQNWGSGMAGQPTQAFWVSEWCVTDPEQRHLYQQIPSHKALALPSSVLKELSGLYLMSGQQASDSVGPVQPKYSQLFCGLPSLHSESLVDTFLASQGLSNDESMSKPHLKDPFLLKDPKELSFLPLLPKTPTQSTPLSSLSCQDCVAPSDHQQAHINVPFLTLDECEALEWHLLQRQLQLQWDLPDVFQRDQHVQSPVQCKPGDKAQSSETLKTSWSGQPVSVLTREPVFPQHTRRLLEYHLQRQLIHHRWGLPQKIQQSIQLLRSPTNQQTIPWSSTALDSVNGPQPTSLEATGADDPFSPIVDPLSVPMPHLFDKAKAILQGHIASRCGQIHQGNIPASVYRSWECIIPGGLEVTPFSCILESKPLELQAAADQDLQQEGMPEALDQQQQVSPKAVVEHPKLPGVLSEAAIEKLEMTLRHKYLAFLSGLPALYCVSPSRVMAPATTSITSPAMVTEMVPEPVQFSTEPVTQVTSPEEQGPSPGPGFQEANEALSNTAEEFQADEQVEGVIEMLPIESETEPERPSSLGEHILAKMNFHLRKKILEAQIGIPIKARESREQVVGMSEDVCTQESLESLNNQGQPLLQELPIPPDMPCAPDPEWLHLKEQLATELKAVHQKQKQPSCSIVPHGSVHGASSISVSGDMTEAQVLCVQLEASVNNPSLGEPWSPEPRSPEPHMPDKSKDSAQVPTLAEKREEPGKPILVGDHGEGDAGFTLSSTRGKSHSVEGQRPEGILLNRTPRSPWQRRHRFHLDASCQHSPKHCPQPKLPELPPGGVPKGKDSQKKDLQDSQAKLSVTLKPARVPENAQPVVPQASRGQTFLGQLTVGKPLEGRVLQGQVFQRQVVQGRTHTRPSLPEYGLRNKIKSLLHCVIPQTKGKGHEASISSASEKVARTRKENVEKSLALAKSPKGLTKTEKTRGDRKAQFPPAKKQMGLAFMDVTHSPYSKLRHHSRSHQLHLASVLGNPRHCPRHCPRGACATQPKNSP, from the exons atggtgtCCCAACTTCACACTCcaacttttttgtcttttcagcGTCACCGAAAAGTCAGACAAAGGGCTAGAGATGCAGCATTGAGAG CTAGGAGACATTCCCGGAAAGAAGCTGACAAGCCGTGGGAGCTGCTCTCGCTCATGCGAAG CCAGGGCTGGCTACCTCAGGAGGGGGCTGTGCGGCAGATCCTGTGTGCAGATCCCTGCTGCCAAACCTGCAACACCATGGCTCTGGAGATTCAGCAGTTGTTGGGTGAGAACACCCTGATCTCCCCAACTTCAGGGGACACCTCTCAGGGCTCCTCTTGCCTAGAGGTTCTGCCCATGTCTAATGTGCCTTTTGAGCAGAGTCTGGAACTTCGTTCCCCACACTCCAAAGACCTTTCAGTTCCGTCTGTAACCCTCACAGTGTCACAGAAATCCTTAGCCCAGTCCGTGGCCCAGTCACCTAGTGCAGCTGGCATCCATGATTACTGGGCTGAACATCTCAAGCTAAGGCAGGGATTCCAAGTGCCAGAGGTTCCCTCAGGGACTGAGGAGCCAAGAATTTTAGTGAATCTGCAGGAGATGATGCAGAGCAACCTCAGCCTCATCTGTGGGAACCAAGTCCAGCAGCCCTTCAGTCCCCAGGTGTCTCTGCTGCCTTTGAAACAAGAAATTACTACCCTGACACATTCAGTGGCCTTGCCGATGGTCACTGtcctccctgcccacctgccGTTCCTGAGTCCTGAAGTCCTGAGACTTCTTGAGGTCCATGTGAAAAAATGGATGCATTTCCAGAGGTGGGGGCTCCCCAGGCGTGTAGAAGAGTCCCTGAGGCAGCTGATGCCAAACCCGCCACTAGTTTACCAAACTGTATATAACCAACCAGTTTCTTTCATCCACAATAATACTTCTCATTTCTCTGTTGAGAAATGTGGGACCATTTTGTACCAGAACTGGGGTTCAGGTATGGCCGGCCAGCCTACCCAGGCCTTCTGGGTTTCTGAATGGTGCGTTACGGATCCAGAACAAAGACACCTCTACCAGCAAATCCCCAGCCATAAGGCTTTAGCCCTGCCCTCGTCAGTCCTTAAAGAATTAAGTGGCCTCTATCTAATGTCTGGGCAACAGGCCAGTGACTCAGTGGGCCCCGTGCAGCCAAAATACAGCCAGCTATTCTGTGGCCTGCCTTCTCTGCACAGTGAGTCGCTGGTTGACACCTTCTTGGCTTCTCAAGGCCTCTCCAACGACGAGAGCATGTCCAAGCCCCACTTGAAGGACCCCTTTCTCTTGAAGGATCCCAAGgaactctccttcctccctttgctGCCTAAAACTCCAACCCAGTCAACTCCACTGTCTTCTCTGTCTTGTCAAGATTGTGTTGCTCCATCTGATCACCAACAAGCTCACATCAATGTCCCATTTCTGACTCTGGACGAGTGTGAAGCCTTGGAGTGGCACCTGCTGCAGAGGCAGCTCCAGCTTCAGTGGGACTTGCCAGATGTTTTTCAGAGAGATCAACATGTCCAGAGCCCCGTGCAATGTAAGCCCGGTGACAAAGCCCAGTCTTCTGAGACTCTGAAAACTTCCTGGTCGGGGCAGCCTGTCTCAGTCCTCACAAGGGAACCAGTCTTCCCGCAGCACACCAGGAGGCTGCTGGAGTACCACCTCCAGAGACAGCTGATTCACCACCGCTGGGGCCTGCCCCAGAAGATCCAGCAGTCCATCCAGTTGCTCCGGTCCCCCACTAACCAGCAGACTATACCCTGGAGCAGCACAGCCCTAGACAGTGTGAATGGCCCCCAGCCTACATCTCTGGAGGCCACTGGAGCTGATGACCCATTCTCACCTATTGTGGACCCACTGTCAGTCCCCATGCCACACTTGTTTGACAAGGCCAAGGCAATATTGCAGGGCCATATCGCCTCCAGATGTGGGCAAATTCACCAGGGCAACATCCCTGCCTCTGTATATAGATCTTGGGAGTGCATAATTCCTGGGGGCCTGGAAGTGACTCCCTTCAGCTGCATCCTGGAAAGCAAGCCCCTGGAACTCCAGGCAGCAGCTGACCAGGACCTTCAACAGGAAGGGATGCCAGAGGCCCTTGATCAGCAGCAACAGGTCTCACCAAAAGCTGTCGTTGAACATCCCAAGCTGCCCGGAGTCCTGTCAGAGGCAGCCATTGAGAAACTGGAGATGACTTTACGGCACAAGTATCTGGCCTTCTTGTCAGGGCTGCCTGCTCTTTATTGTGTGTCTCCCTCCAGGGTCATGGCCCCAGCAACCACGTCAATCACGTCCCCAGCCATGGTCACAGAGATGGTGCCTGAGCCTGTCCAATTCTCAACAGAACCTGTGACTCAGGTGACCTCACCTGAAGAGCAGGGCCCAAGTCCTGGGCCAGGCTTTCAAGAGGCCAATGAGGCTCTTTCAAACACTGCAGAAGAATTCCAGGCTGATGAGCAGGTGGAAGGAGTAATTGAGATGCTGCCTATAGAAAGCGAAACAGAGCCTGAGAGGCCCTCTTCACTTGGGGAGCACATCTTGGCCAAAATGAATTTCCATCTGAGAAAGAAGATCCTAGAGGCACAGATTGGAATTCCCATAAAGGCAAGAGAGTCTAGGGAACAAGTTGTAGGAATGTCAGAGGATGTATGTACACAGGAGTCTCTTGAGAGTTTAAACAACCAAGGACAACCACTGCTCCAGGAACTCCCCATCCCACCAGATATGCCATGTGCCCCAGACCCAGAGTGGCTCCACCTCAAAGAACAGCTGGCCACTGAGTTAAAGGCGGTGCACCAGAAACAGAAGCAACCCAGTTGCAGCATAGTACCCCATGGTTCTGTCCACGGGGCTTCCAGTATCTCAGTCAGTGGGGACATGACAGAGGCCCAGGTGCTTTGTGTTCAGCTGGAGGCCAGTGTGAACAACCCCAGTCTGGGGGAGCCTTGGAGCCCTGAGCCCCGGAGCCCTGAGCCCCATATGCCTGACAAGAGCAAGGACTCAGCCCAAGTCCCCACACTGGCAGAAAAGAGGGAGGAGCCAGGCAAACCCATATTGGTTGGGGACCATGGAGAAGGGGATGCTGGGTTCACACTCTCCTCCACAAGAGGAAAAAGCCACTCTGTTGAAGGCCAGAGGCCAGAAGGGATACTTCTGAATAGGACACCCCGCAGCCCCTGGCAACGGAGACATCGCTTTCACCTTGATGCTTCCTGTCAACACAGTCCTAAGCATTGCCCTCAGCCTAAACTCCCAGAGCTACCTCCTGGAGGAGTCCCTAAGGGGAAGGATTCTCAGAAAAAAGACCTGCAAGACAGTCAAGCCAAGCTCAGTGTTACCCTCAAACCAGCAAGGGTTCCCGAGAATGCCCAGCCTGTGGTGCCCCAGGCGTCACGAGGCCAGACTTTCCTGGGCCAGCTCACTGTGGGTAAGCCATTGGAGGGCCGAGTTTTACAAGGTCAGGTCTTTCAGAGGCAGGTAGTGCAAGGCCGTACTCACACGAGGCCCAGCCTTCCAGAATATGGCCTGAGAAATAAGATAAAATCTCTTTTGCACTGTGTTATACCCCAGACAAAAGGCAAAGGGCATGAGGCATCCATATCCTCTGCATCTGAGAAAGTGGCCAGgaccagaaaagaaaatgtggaaaaaagcTTGGCTCTAGCCAAAAGTCCCAAGGGACTAACTAAGACAGAGAAGACAAGAGGGGACCGCAAGGCCCAGTTTCCACCCGCCAAGAAGCAGATGGGCCTGGCTTTCATGGATGTTACCCACTCCCCATATAGTAAGCTCCGGCACCACTCCCGCTCCCATCAACTCCACTTGGCTTCAGTCCTGGGCAACCCCCGCCACTGCCCTCGGCACTGTCCTCGAGGGGCTTGTGCCACCCAACCAAAGAACTCACCCTAA
- the LOC101110212 gene encoding protein SPATA31F1-like isoform X2: MERHRKVRQRARDAALRARRHSRKEADKPWELLSLMRSQGWLPQEGAVRQILCADPCCQTCNTMALEIQQLLGENTLISPTSGDTSQGSSCLEVLPMSNVPFEQSLELRSPHSKDLSVPSVTLTVSQKSLAQSVAQSPSAAGIHDYWAEHLKLRQGFQVPEVPSGTEEPRILVNLQEMMQSNLSLICGNQVQQPFSPQVSLLPLKQEITTLTHSVALPMVTVLPAHLPFLSPEVLRLLEVHVKKWMHFQRWGLPRRVEESLRQLMPNPPLVYQTVYNQPVSFIHNNTSHFSVEKCGTILYQNWGSGMAGQPTQAFWVSEWCVTDPEQRHLYQQIPSHKALALPSSVLKELSGLYLMSGQQASDSVGPVQPKYSQLFCGLPSLHSESLVDTFLASQGLSNDESMSKPHLKDPFLLKDPKELSFLPLLPKTPTQSTPLSSLSCQDCVAPSDHQQAHINVPFLTLDECEALEWHLLQRQLQLQWDLPDVFQRDQHVQSPVQCKPGDKAQSSETLKTSWSGQPVSVLTREPVFPQHTRRLLEYHLQRQLIHHRWGLPQKIQQSIQLLRSPTNQQTIPWSSTALDSVNGPQPTSLEATGADDPFSPIVDPLSVPMPHLFDKAKAILQGHIASRCGQIHQGNIPASVYRSWECIIPGGLEVTPFSCILESKPLELQAAADQDLQQEGMPEALDQQQQVSPKAVVEHPKLPGVLSEAAIEKLEMTLRHKYLAFLSGLPALYCVSPSRVMAPATTSITSPAMVTEMVPEPVQFSTEPVTQVTSPEEQGPSPGPGFQEANEALSNTAEEFQADEQVEGVIEMLPIESETEPERPSSLGEHILAKMNFHLRKKILEAQIGIPIKARESREQVVGMSEDVCTQESLESLNNQGQPLLQELPIPPDMPCAPDPEWLHLKEQLATELKAVHQKQKQPSCSIVPHGSVHGASSISVSGDMTEAQVLCVQLEASVNNPSLGEPWSPEPRSPEPHMPDKSKDSAQVPTLAEKREEPGKPILVGDHGEGDAGFTLSSTRGKSHSVEGQRPEGILLNRTPRSPWQRRHRFHLDASCQHSPKHCPQPKLPELPPGGVPKGKDSQKKDLQDSQAKLSVTLKPARVPENAQPVVPQASRGQTFLGQLTVGKPLEGRVLQGQVFQRQVVQGRTHTRPSLPEYGLRNKIKSLLHCVIPQTKGKGHEASISSASEKVARTRKENVEKSLALAKSPKGLTKTEKTRGDRKAQFPPAKKQMGLAFMDVTHSPYSKLRHHSRSHQLHLASVLGNPRHCPRHCPRGACATQPKNSP; the protein is encoded by the exons cGTCACCGAAAAGTCAGACAAAGGGCTAGAGATGCAGCATTGAGAG CTAGGAGACATTCCCGGAAAGAAGCTGACAAGCCGTGGGAGCTGCTCTCGCTCATGCGAAG CCAGGGCTGGCTACCTCAGGAGGGGGCTGTGCGGCAGATCCTGTGTGCAGATCCCTGCTGCCAAACCTGCAACACCATGGCTCTGGAGATTCAGCAGTTGTTGGGTGAGAACACCCTGATCTCCCCAACTTCAGGGGACACCTCTCAGGGCTCCTCTTGCCTAGAGGTTCTGCCCATGTCTAATGTGCCTTTTGAGCAGAGTCTGGAACTTCGTTCCCCACACTCCAAAGACCTTTCAGTTCCGTCTGTAACCCTCACAGTGTCACAGAAATCCTTAGCCCAGTCCGTGGCCCAGTCACCTAGTGCAGCTGGCATCCATGATTACTGGGCTGAACATCTCAAGCTAAGGCAGGGATTCCAAGTGCCAGAGGTTCCCTCAGGGACTGAGGAGCCAAGAATTTTAGTGAATCTGCAGGAGATGATGCAGAGCAACCTCAGCCTCATCTGTGGGAACCAAGTCCAGCAGCCCTTCAGTCCCCAGGTGTCTCTGCTGCCTTTGAAACAAGAAATTACTACCCTGACACATTCAGTGGCCTTGCCGATGGTCACTGtcctccctgcccacctgccGTTCCTGAGTCCTGAAGTCCTGAGACTTCTTGAGGTCCATGTGAAAAAATGGATGCATTTCCAGAGGTGGGGGCTCCCCAGGCGTGTAGAAGAGTCCCTGAGGCAGCTGATGCCAAACCCGCCACTAGTTTACCAAACTGTATATAACCAACCAGTTTCTTTCATCCACAATAATACTTCTCATTTCTCTGTTGAGAAATGTGGGACCATTTTGTACCAGAACTGGGGTTCAGGTATGGCCGGCCAGCCTACCCAGGCCTTCTGGGTTTCTGAATGGTGCGTTACGGATCCAGAACAAAGACACCTCTACCAGCAAATCCCCAGCCATAAGGCTTTAGCCCTGCCCTCGTCAGTCCTTAAAGAATTAAGTGGCCTCTATCTAATGTCTGGGCAACAGGCCAGTGACTCAGTGGGCCCCGTGCAGCCAAAATACAGCCAGCTATTCTGTGGCCTGCCTTCTCTGCACAGTGAGTCGCTGGTTGACACCTTCTTGGCTTCTCAAGGCCTCTCCAACGACGAGAGCATGTCCAAGCCCCACTTGAAGGACCCCTTTCTCTTGAAGGATCCCAAGgaactctccttcctccctttgctGCCTAAAACTCCAACCCAGTCAACTCCACTGTCTTCTCTGTCTTGTCAAGATTGTGTTGCTCCATCTGATCACCAACAAGCTCACATCAATGTCCCATTTCTGACTCTGGACGAGTGTGAAGCCTTGGAGTGGCACCTGCTGCAGAGGCAGCTCCAGCTTCAGTGGGACTTGCCAGATGTTTTTCAGAGAGATCAACATGTCCAGAGCCCCGTGCAATGTAAGCCCGGTGACAAAGCCCAGTCTTCTGAGACTCTGAAAACTTCCTGGTCGGGGCAGCCTGTCTCAGTCCTCACAAGGGAACCAGTCTTCCCGCAGCACACCAGGAGGCTGCTGGAGTACCACCTCCAGAGACAGCTGATTCACCACCGCTGGGGCCTGCCCCAGAAGATCCAGCAGTCCATCCAGTTGCTCCGGTCCCCCACTAACCAGCAGACTATACCCTGGAGCAGCACAGCCCTAGACAGTGTGAATGGCCCCCAGCCTACATCTCTGGAGGCCACTGGAGCTGATGACCCATTCTCACCTATTGTGGACCCACTGTCAGTCCCCATGCCACACTTGTTTGACAAGGCCAAGGCAATATTGCAGGGCCATATCGCCTCCAGATGTGGGCAAATTCACCAGGGCAACATCCCTGCCTCTGTATATAGATCTTGGGAGTGCATAATTCCTGGGGGCCTGGAAGTGACTCCCTTCAGCTGCATCCTGGAAAGCAAGCCCCTGGAACTCCAGGCAGCAGCTGACCAGGACCTTCAACAGGAAGGGATGCCAGAGGCCCTTGATCAGCAGCAACAGGTCTCACCAAAAGCTGTCGTTGAACATCCCAAGCTGCCCGGAGTCCTGTCAGAGGCAGCCATTGAGAAACTGGAGATGACTTTACGGCACAAGTATCTGGCCTTCTTGTCAGGGCTGCCTGCTCTTTATTGTGTGTCTCCCTCCAGGGTCATGGCCCCAGCAACCACGTCAATCACGTCCCCAGCCATGGTCACAGAGATGGTGCCTGAGCCTGTCCAATTCTCAACAGAACCTGTGACTCAGGTGACCTCACCTGAAGAGCAGGGCCCAAGTCCTGGGCCAGGCTTTCAAGAGGCCAATGAGGCTCTTTCAAACACTGCAGAAGAATTCCAGGCTGATGAGCAGGTGGAAGGAGTAATTGAGATGCTGCCTATAGAAAGCGAAACAGAGCCTGAGAGGCCCTCTTCACTTGGGGAGCACATCTTGGCCAAAATGAATTTCCATCTGAGAAAGAAGATCCTAGAGGCACAGATTGGAATTCCCATAAAGGCAAGAGAGTCTAGGGAACAAGTTGTAGGAATGTCAGAGGATGTATGTACACAGGAGTCTCTTGAGAGTTTAAACAACCAAGGACAACCACTGCTCCAGGAACTCCCCATCCCACCAGATATGCCATGTGCCCCAGACCCAGAGTGGCTCCACCTCAAAGAACAGCTGGCCACTGAGTTAAAGGCGGTGCACCAGAAACAGAAGCAACCCAGTTGCAGCATAGTACCCCATGGTTCTGTCCACGGGGCTTCCAGTATCTCAGTCAGTGGGGACATGACAGAGGCCCAGGTGCTTTGTGTTCAGCTGGAGGCCAGTGTGAACAACCCCAGTCTGGGGGAGCCTTGGAGCCCTGAGCCCCGGAGCCCTGAGCCCCATATGCCTGACAAGAGCAAGGACTCAGCCCAAGTCCCCACACTGGCAGAAAAGAGGGAGGAGCCAGGCAAACCCATATTGGTTGGGGACCATGGAGAAGGGGATGCTGGGTTCACACTCTCCTCCACAAGAGGAAAAAGCCACTCTGTTGAAGGCCAGAGGCCAGAAGGGATACTTCTGAATAGGACACCCCGCAGCCCCTGGCAACGGAGACATCGCTTTCACCTTGATGCTTCCTGTCAACACAGTCCTAAGCATTGCCCTCAGCCTAAACTCCCAGAGCTACCTCCTGGAGGAGTCCCTAAGGGGAAGGATTCTCAGAAAAAAGACCTGCAAGACAGTCAAGCCAAGCTCAGTGTTACCCTCAAACCAGCAAGGGTTCCCGAGAATGCCCAGCCTGTGGTGCCCCAGGCGTCACGAGGCCAGACTTTCCTGGGCCAGCTCACTGTGGGTAAGCCATTGGAGGGCCGAGTTTTACAAGGTCAGGTCTTTCAGAGGCAGGTAGTGCAAGGCCGTACTCACACGAGGCCCAGCCTTCCAGAATATGGCCTGAGAAATAAGATAAAATCTCTTTTGCACTGTGTTATACCCCAGACAAAAGGCAAAGGGCATGAGGCATCCATATCCTCTGCATCTGAGAAAGTGGCCAGgaccagaaaagaaaatgtggaaaaaagcTTGGCTCTAGCCAAAAGTCCCAAGGGACTAACTAAGACAGAGAAGACAAGAGGGGACCGCAAGGCCCAGTTTCCACCCGCCAAGAAGCAGATGGGCCTGGCTTTCATGGATGTTACCCACTCCCCATATAGTAAGCTCCGGCACCACTCCCGCTCCCATCAACTCCACTTGGCTTCAGTCCTGGGCAACCCCCGCCACTGCCCTCGGCACTGTCCTCGAGGGGCTTGTGCCACCCAACCAAAGAACTCACCCTAA